DNA from Hippocampus zosterae strain Florida chromosome 18, ASM2543408v3, whole genome shotgun sequence:
GTTGACGACCATGAAGCCCCACGTGGTGAGGCAGTGACACCGCAGCAGAACCGGATCCACTGTGGCCCAGAAGCCCACGCTGACCAGTTCCCAGCCCGACAGGTACTGCGTGACCAGGCTAAATGGGCGCCGGTACTCATGGTGCACTGCGTGGAAGGTGCGGTAAAGCCAGGGGACGCGGTGGTGCAGCAGGTGCCAGAGGTAATACTGAAAGTCGAAGACCAGCATGCAGCCCAGGATCCCCAGGGAGAACTCCCAAAGGGTGGGCGCCTGGGGAGGCAGTGGGGTGGGTGGCCTCCACAGCCACTGGCCCACAGCGGCAGGGAAGATGTAGAGCATGTGGTTGTAGGCGGTGACACCCAGCGTGGTCCCAATGGCCGGCCAGGTGACGGGTCTGTCCGGATGCAGCCGGTAGCGGTTGACGCTGGGCCAGGCGGGGGCCAGCAGGTCCAGCGCCGTGTAGACCCCAACCAAGAGGAAGTAAGTGGAGACAGAGAGTGCCACGGGGAACAACGGGCTCCTAAGGAGGTTGTGGTGGTTCTGGCGAAGGTAGTCCCAGGCTGGCTGGAGGACCAAACTGGACCCGGGGGGGCCCGCAGTCACGTTGCTCGCCCCTGACATCCGGGATGAAACCACCTCGGCTGGAAAGAACATTCACGGCGAATCGTCTGGTGATGCTGTGCCAACTTGGACGGTCCGACCGGCTAAAGCTTTTATGTATATTCAAGCCCCACCTACCGTGCACCCcgaaccaccccccaccccccatctccGCTTTAAAAAAAGGGCGCTCTGTAAAGACCCCTTTTCATGGGCACAAGGATGGCAGCCAGCACACGGGAC
Protein-coding regions in this window:
- the LOC127591475 gene encoding cholesterol 25-hydroxylase-like protein 2; the encoded protein is MFFPAEVVSSRMSGASNVTAGPPGSSLVLQPAWDYLRQNHHNLLRSPLFPVALSVSTYFLLVGVYTALDLLAPAWPSVNRYRLHPDRPVTWPAIGTTLGVTAYNHMLYIFPAAVGQWLWRPPTPLPPQAPTLWEFSLGILGCMLVFDFQYYLWHLLHHRVPWLYRTFHAVHHEYRRPFSLVTQYLSGWELVSVGFWATVDPVLLRCHCLTTWGFMVVNVYVSTEDHCGYDFPWSMHNLVPFGLWGGAPKHDAHHRWPATNFAPFFSHWDQLGGTHMVPPTSGHGSDGDPKD